A genomic window from Lotus japonicus ecotype B-129 chromosome 1, LjGifu_v1.2 includes:
- the LOC130716585 gene encoding F-box/kelch-repeat protein At3g23880-like, with protein MEKKETEKEKKKPNLNLIELIPEITDLSSDHKNKKMRINDKENQNIVALPEDLIPLILVRLPVRSLLRFKSVCKLWLSLISNTQFAKSHFDLAAAPTHRLLLKRINGGSEIQSLDFEASLRDDSAVVNLKFPPYNAPFFLTLGSCRGFILLTKTMGRSEGDLILWNPSNGFHREIQATYGYDDWDSWYHPSSTRVRQGIPRYVGCFVSGFLYGFGYDQSNDDYFLVLIRFGRHEPQAIEHGDDDLIVCMTYGGPKVTTFSRPRIEVLSLKTNVPSFIYGEELEYVELGRQSASGLFLNQSLHWLVKSKAIGLHVIIAFDLVERSLSEIPLTPDLAQELTTLENYHLTVLGGCLGLCCNDVGDDHEMTEIWVMKEYRVQSSWTRSFVLPEYDFIPICFTVGGGVFGSDSSKRFEKFDDNGELLEDHTYVQENEVVSKYFGMYRETLLTLPSELS; from the coding sequence ATGGAGAAGAAGGAaacagagaaggagaagaagaaacccAACCTCAACCTCATCGAGTTGATTCCTGAAATAACCGATCTTTCTTCTGATCATAAGAACAAGAAGATGAGGATCAACGACAAAGAGAACCAGAACATCGTCGCTCTCCCTGAGGATTTGATTCCACTTATTCTGGTGAGGTTACCTGTTCGATCTCTCCTCCGCTTCAAATCGGTGTGTAAGTTGTGGCTGTCTCTGATTTCAAACACCCAATTCGCAAAATCACATTTTGATCTAGCTGCTGCACCCACTCACCGTCTTCTTCTCAAAAGAATCAATGGTGGTTCTGAAATTCAATCATTGGATTTTGAAGCATCGCTTCGCGACGATTCTGCTGTGGTAAACCTCAAATTCCCACCCTACAATGCTCCATTTTTTCTAACTTTAGGTTCTTGCAGAGGTTTTATTCTGTTGACAAAAACGATGGGTCGGTCAGAAGGTGATCTCATTTTGTGGAACCCTTCAAATGGTTTCCACAGAGAAATTCAAGCAACCTATGGCTATGATGACTGGGACTCATGGTATCACCCATCATCAACCCGTGTCCGCCAAGGAATTCCTCGTTATGTCGGTTGTTTTGTGTCTGGTTTTCTGTATGGTTTTGGATATGATCAGTCCAACGATGACTATTTTCTTGTTTTGATACGATTTGGTAGACATGAACCTCAAGCAATTGAGCATGGAGATGACGACCTTATTGTTTGTATGACATATGGTGGACCTAAAGTGACTACATTTTCGCGGCCTCGGATTGAGGTTTTGTCTCTTAAAACCAATGTCCCCTCCTTCATTTATGGCGAAGAGCTTGAATATGTGGAGCTCGGACGTCAGTCAGCATCTGGTTTGTTCTTGAATCAGTCCCTGCATTGGTTGGTCAAATCCAAGGCTATAGGGCTTCATGTAATCATTGCCTTTGATTTGGTTGAGAGGAGTTTATCGGAGATTCCTCTGACACCTGATTTGGCACAAGAATTGACAACACTTGAAAATTATCATTTGACGGTACTGGGAGGATGTCTTGGTTTGTGTTGTAATGATGTTGGTGATGACCATGAAATGACTGAGATATGGGTCATGAAAGAGTATAGAGTGCAGTCTTCTTGGACTAGATCTTTTGTTCTGCCTGAGTATGACTTTATACCAATATGCTTCACTGTAGGTGGTGGTGTTTTTGGATCAGATAGTAGTAAAAGATTTGAGAAATTTGATGATAACGGAGAACTACTGGAGGATCACACATATGTACAAGAGAACGAAGTTGTTTCTAAGTATTTTGGCATGTACAGGGAGACCCTACTAACACTCCCTAGTGAACTATCATGA